cagaaatcttgtgatcttggagctcgctttgctgatttGTAGAAAtagcagattcaactgaaccttgacttggagctggccaagacagagctgcaaaaggtcaaGGACGGCACCActggtaagacgagtttgtcgactggtctgtcttaggcttgcgtacccttctgctctttctgaatcaagcatcgtttctttgcagaaaaactaagagaagctctggcgaagaaggatcaggatttggctgctgctcgaaAGTAAGCTAACGACAGAACCGCcctggctgaacagaaactggcttcggtcggccagttggaagaagagaataccaagatctgctctgaacgaagccaacaaagagtgctcgcgctggaagaaggagaacctcaacctgggcgagaagatggaaggcatcactcgcaggagggacgatctggagagctacctgaggagccttgccaagaagttgttcatcaagcttgaaggttcACATTTTGTTCTGACTGATTTTTTTTGTGTTGACTCAgcgtatgaaaattgacttattcTTGGAtcatgaatgcagagttttgccagaacttcgaggaggagactgggcggatcgaaccaagtttggatccaatcaattctcccgtgaaagatgaaaatgccatgaatctgctccgactggaatcccgcatcgacggtgccatggactacttggctcgactgaaggtcgccatgtcgtggatcgacccggcactttggccagaggccacaCTCCAAAATGATCTTGAGTCCATGATACTCGACTTAAcgaaatccctgaccgagtgcaggagtggaagaagtcttctgcccggtgtggtgctgatgtggctctatctTTGGCTcgtgtccattgcaaggaggtgcgacaagataagctggcaacaatcaaggtcgccaacacccagaagcatgacttccaatcttttatggagactttcatcgctgcagccactcggatcgccgacggtgTCGATTTAGACGAGTTCGTCGATCCTGCTAGTCCTCTTCccacggagtgaacaaacttttatgcctcaccttaaatttgcctcggaatgccgagtggtttttgtaaccgttaaaactctTTTGGGCTGAATGCCTGAGCACTTCGATCCGTGGTCCgaaacctttaggatttatctaaacttggtttatcgttgaatatcttcatgaatccccTGCTGAGTGAACCCGTTCTttattcgagacaacttttgtatctatagcgcagctccgaaggagaaggaatCAGTCGACCCGCGCCTTGTTGCCCTTGCGGGTCGGCGATGGAGtgcgcattgtatttgtggcgaggCTCCTCAAGAGAAGGTGGCGGTCGACCCGCACCTCGTTACTGCAGAGcgggacggagcgcacattgtatttgtggcgaagctccccaggagaaggtggcagtcgacccgcacctcgttaTTGTAgagtgggatggagcgcacattgtatttgtggcaaagctccccaggagaaggtggcagtcgacctgcacctcgtcgttctTGAGGActgagatgtgtttcgtacttaggcgagtactggaccgcagctaagcccccgagtgggaggtttgctctccactcggtaggattttcaaatacttaggcgagtatcggactgcagctaagtctccgagtgagaaaacttaggcgagtactggactacagctaagcccccgagtgggaggattgctctccactcggtaggaatttttcaaacttaggtgagtgctggactgcagctaagtctccgagtgagaatacttaggcgagtactggactgcagctaagcccccgagtgggaggattgctctccactcgacaggattttttcaaacttaggcgagtgccggactgtagCTACGTCTCCGAGTGAgaagacttaggcgagtactggactgcagctaagcccccgagtacgaggattgctctccactcgacaggatttttttcaaacttaggcgagcgccggactgcagctaagtctctaagtgagaaaacttaggcgagtactgggctgcagctaagtccccgagtgggaggattgctctccactcgacaggatttttttaaacttaggcgagtgccggactgcagctaagtctctgagtgagaagacttaggcgagtactggactgcagctaagcccccgagtgggaggattgctctccactcgacaggattttttcaaacttaggcgagtgccggactgcagctaagtcttcgAGTGAgaagacttaggcgagtactggactgcagctaagcccccgagtgggaggattgctctccactcggtaggattttttcaaacttaggcgagtgccggactgcagctaagtctccgagtgagaagacttaggcgagtactggactgcagctaagcccccgagtgggggtattgctctccactcggtaggatttttaaatacttaggcgaaacgggttcccagctaagcccccgagtgggaggattgctctccactcagtaggattttatttttataaacttaggcgaagcggattcgcagctaagccacccactgggggatttcttacgcaaacaaaaataataacaatcgctgggaaaattataacgctcttgtctttgataaataaactacaggagttttttcttattacatctcatccgagtgagaattcaagtataaaaggggtggagtagctccgcattccaggctcgtggctcatcaatctggcgatcgacattgtagaggtggtacgctccattgtggaggactctggtgactatgaaggggccttcccaagtaggagcgagtttgtgtggtttttgctgatccacgcggaggactaagtctccttcttggaaggctcgactcttcacatttctggcatggaatcaacgcaagtcttgctgatagatggtggatcagatcatggccatttctctttcttcttccaggaggtcgactgcgtcctgccgggcttgttctgcttcttcttcagagtagagctcgactcgaggggcgttgtgaagcatgtcactcggcaagactgcttcggctccatagaccagaaagaatggggttcttccgatCGATCGGTTCGGGGTTCTCCTTAAttcccaaagaactgatggaagctcgtcgacccatgcacctgctgcgtgcttgaggtcgcgcatcaattgaggtttcagtcctttgagaattaggccttTTGCtctttctgcctgtccattcgactgagggtgagcgacccaagcatagtcgactcgtgtgccctgagaggcgcaaaaggccctgaatttgtcagaatcgaagtttgacccattgtcggtgatgatgctgtgtggaactccatatctgaatatcaactctctgatgaaactaatagcagtgcaagcatcaagattcttgataggcttagcttcaatccatttggtgaacttgtcgactgctactagcacatgagtgaagccgctcctgcccgttttcagtgggccaaccatgtccagcccccaaacagcgaagggccagacgagtggaatggttttcagagcTGACgtgggcttgtgcgacatattggagtaatactgacatccttcacatttgtcgactatctcttttgccatttcattggcccttggccagtaaaatcccgctcggtatgctttagccacaatggtccgagaggatgcatgatgaccacaggtcctcgagtggatatcgtcaaggatcatctgaccttcttctggtgttatacacttctgactgactccagtcgcgctttctctatacaactatccctttatgactgtaaaggccttggatcgatggacgatatgtcgagcctcttcttcgtcctctgggagttctttccttaggatgtacgcgatgtacggtactgtccagtcgggagtgatgactaagacttccatgatcaggtcgaccacagctggaactccaacttcagtcagatctgtggcactttttggctgcggggcctcttacgtgaagggatcctcctgaactgatggcgtgtggatgtgttccaaaaacacattgctgggaatggcttctcttttggaacctatttttgccaaatcatcagctgcttgatttttcagtcgaggtatgtgatgaagctctaacccctcgaatatcttctccagctttctcactacattgcaataaccagtcatggctggacttctgacatcccattccttcatcacctgattaaccaccaaatctgagtcgccatagaccatgaggcgacggacgccgagtgagatggccatgcgcaacccatataaaagtgcttcatattccgcctcgttattggaggaatcaaagtggatttgaagaacatatctgagcttatctcctcggggggagaccaacaccaccccggcaccggaaccattcaacattttggaaccgccgaagaacatggtccaatgctccgagtgaacctgagtcggcagttgctgttcaatccactcggcgacgaaatctgctattgcctgggacttgatagccttctttgcctcaaacttgatatctagaggaaggagttcaatcgcccattttgccactcgaccagttgcatctctgttatgcaggatctctgataatggagtgtcactgacgactgtaatggaatgatcagagaagtagtgagcaactttctttgtggtcatataaatcctatatacaagcttctgataatgaggatatctttgcttcgacggggtcaaaacttcaaaaatataatatactgggcgctgaactttgaaggcttttccttcttcttcccgctcggccgtaagtaccatactgacgacttgtcccgtggctgcgatgtaaagcagcaaaggctccttgctgattggggcagcaagcaccggctgggtggagagcagagctttgagctctgcaaacgctgcatcagcttcgggagtccactcgaacttgttagacttcttcatcaatcggtaaagaggcaatgccttttcaccgagacgagatatgaatcgacttaaagcggccaagcaaccagtaagcttctggacgtcgtgcactcgcacatgacttttcattcggagtatagtaccgactttttctggattggcgtcgattccccgttcggaaacgagaaaaccgagtaattttccacaggaactccgaatgtgcacttcgatggattaagcttgatatcatacctcctgaggttggcaaaggtttcagcaaggtcagccagcaggtcggaacccttccgtgacttgaccacaatgtcatccatgtatgcttccacattccgactgatttgagtgagcaaacacttctgaatcatcctcatgaatgtggctccggtattcttgaggccgaacggcatggtaacataacagaagcacccgaatggagtgatgaaagttgttttgatctcgtcaggtccatacagacggatccgatggtacccggaataggtgtctaaaaaagacagttgctcacatcccgcagtcgagtcgactatctgatcgatgcgggggagaggaaaatgatatttcgggcaggcccaattgatatgtttaaagtcaatgcacatgcgaagtgacttgtccttcttggggaccatgacaacgttggtgagccactcggagtggtagatttctcggatgaactccgctgctaagagccgagccacctcctcgccaatggcctttctcttctggacggcggaccgtcagagatgttccttgacaggttttacttttgagtcgactcttaggcggtgctcagccagctccctgggaacacccggcatgtcagaaggtttccatgcgaaaatgtcccagttctcacggaggaactggatgagcgcttcttcctatttggagtcgagtgttgttgagatatgagttggagctaCGCTGGGATTGGTCGGGTGGATGTTAGCTGTCTTCGTCTTgccagacgactgaaaagctgattctgtagcgggcttcttggctcgcaacaaatcactcgggtctacagtcttctggtattcctgcagctccaccactgccatctgagcatcagcgatctttgaacctttttgaaaacattcttccgctttcttccgattgcccgtaatagtgatcacacctttagggccaggcatcttcaatttgagatacacgtaacatggtcgggccatgaagcgtgcataagccgtcctgcccaaaatagcgtgataggcactctggaagtctacaacttcaaacgtcaacttttctttgcggtaattcttggaatcaccgaaaaccacatcaagagcaatctggccgagtgattcagccttcttcccaggaatgagtccgtggaaactcatgttgctggtactgagtctgcaCATCGGAATGctcatccctttcaacgtctcagcatataatatgttcaaaccattgccaccatccatcaagactttggtcagtcgagtgccttcaacaactgggtcgaccaccaaagcttgcctcccaggggtggcgatgtgcgttgggtgatcggaccggtcgaatgttatggcagtttgagaccacttcagataactgggtgtcgccggagcaaccatattcacttctcggttgataactttcagtcgacttttgctttcaacatcagcaaaaatcatcagggtggaattgacctaggggtatccatcgtcactatcttccttgtcctcaactttgtccgactccttttccttatctttgggctgcttaCCCTGGAactactggatcaagagtcgacactgtcgagtggcatgtttcgggtaaataaaattaccctcttcatctttcttggtgtggacgagacatggcaaatccaacacatcatttccgtcctggtctttaactttcttggggttccaaggtcctttgggtttccctttaaactttccttgggttacaaccaaggcttccccaggagcagctggctcggctttccgcttctgtttccgattggaatttcctccggtttcttgagcgactgacttgagcttgccactcctgagtcgatcctcatcttcaccattagcatacttggtggcaatctccatcatctggTTCAGAGatatatctccggtccgaccgaatttcagattcagttctctgtacttgacgccttctttgaaggcacggactgcttggtggtcaggcacattctctaccgtgtgatgtaacatgatccatctctggatgtaatccctcaaagtttcattcggcttctgcacgcaagaccgcagttccgtcagccctgccggtcgcttgcatgttccttcaaatgtggtgacaaacactcgggcgagatcttcccaagtgtaaatgttgctgggtgctaactggtttagccacgctctggccgagccctccaacatgagaggcaggtgcttcatggccacttcatcattgccgccgccaatctggacggccactcggtggttttcaagccaagtatcgggcttggactcaccagtgaacttgctgactccagtcgccaacctgaagttggcaGGAATCAcggcagccctgatggctctactaaagcactctggccccgaaacatgtgctctgctgctggtaggtgcatctctgtcgtgaccttctcggtgagctctgttcctgtggaccaaaccttgaacgagaatggatctcgcatcaaagcctggctccctggagtcgactggaatccctcgcccaacactacgagggcgcatgtcatcctgctgtcgaggcgcatacgacccgctcctcggaggaggggtgggcactcgacgtcgatcattacgatcgaatcggtgatcatattgctcacggttcccgtactgattacgccggtgcccacgtccctcatgcctcgggggcgatcttgggctatgagccgactggactgtgtctgcagcaacggatctgctgtgaatcctgttccgcgactgagaaacaacgGAATTCTGGTCCCCTGCTTctcggagtaacgctctgatctggagcaagcctctgccagcctccgaccgggaaggctgaatcgactctgctatacgggttgcagccgctaaattctgaatcggagttcgatatacctgcgggggcggaaacagctgacgtcgactggattcgggaacccgttgtcgcgcatgctcgtcgagtgcttgctggaggttctccagtcgagtgcgctcggccaagtttgccaggcgcgcgtcctcgcacgagcctcgggggtttctccgacgataggagtgtgcagtgcatccatgttccggcggcgaagttcttctctctgcagcgacgtgagaggctcggagagatactcctcatggggacgcgacgggtcgcctccagccgcgcctccgtcggtgcggggaaaaccgggaggactgggtggtccatcaatcatcagaacctccgccgccggatcactgctgtcgcactcggatgcggtctctgtagagccagttgacagatcgaacaggccatgtagggattcgtcgggctcgatcgccgcgacttgaggggtggccgactggcgtgccaccgcgtgtctcatccaccgctgaagtctcgaccgaccggagcgcttgcgccggcgggaaacagggagggaggacagcaCAGGAGCCAACCGAtagtgggtcgacggttgccgcaaaaGGATGCCGCGggcgcacgcgcgaaagtgcgttgccccgtggacagggagcgcgtccacgtcgagcggagcctcctgaagccaagcggagtcgtcggcgatgaacgtgagcgcgccgagacggatctcgcggccctccatcaaaactccgccggaaaccatgatgattcggatcgtaaaagatcgcaactcctccaacaaatcgctaaaacacctgcccgacagtgggcgccaactgtcgtggttccaagtctgacagtactgtaggggggtaagtatggagaggcaaggtcctagctatggagaagttgtaagcacacgaggtttatgagtccaggcccttctcggaggaagtaatagccctacgtctcgcagcccggaggcgatcgactggattatgcgtgtatggtttacaggggtgcgaatcctttacactgaggagggggatggcttatatagagtccgccggacccctccggccctcagttacgcagggttttaaatacattaaggtcgggcgttactggtaacgcccctaataaagtgctatgatgaccataaaaactACTTAGTAACCGACCGTTGGCATGCGGAAGGTCTTTAGGTCTCCTGGTCGTCGAGTGGTTGGGGCTTGGTCGAGTGgtcgcttcttggtcgagtgtcttcgaatCTGTCGAGTGGAACGCCTctaagtcgattgaaaggtgatttcttttagagatgtccttgggtagggcagtttggacaggtccatgaccctactctaggtacatagcttcgtcagcAGGCACATCTCAtcaaggaacaaacttcagctcGTCGCCTTGCGGGCCATAGATGACCGTGATCCACTGGTTACTTTCATCTCTAGCATGAACAGGGCCAGTAAAGTAGTTAGCGCCGAGCACAACATTGTCAACCTCCAGAAGGTAGTATCACAAGCGAGTAGGATACCCCTCGAGTCTCATTTGCCGGCAAATAGGCAAAGCCATCCAACGATCACCCTAAACATCACATAACCATATATTGGTGGAGTACATCGAGTTTAGTCTCCTGAAGACACACCAAATTAACCTTAATCGAGGCAATAAACTCCCATGCATAGTTACGCGCATGCAAAGTCAATGCATGCAAGCCATGAGAACAGGGCACACCGGAGGACCAGTCCTAGGCGGTTACACGCAACAAATAGTAGTACTCGGATCCTGCCTTCCCAAACCCTTTCCCTCCCAACGCACGCCACGCCATgccctcctcctctcgccgccgTCGCGGGCCCCGTCGGCGCCGCcgcaaggaggcggcggcggagacgagGAGCTGGGCGGACATGCCGCTGGACGCGATCTTGGCCGTCTTCCACAAACTCGACCACATCGACATCCTGATGGCCGCCGACCAGGTGTGCAGCTCCTGGCGCCGCGCGGCGCGGGACGAGCCCGCGCTATGGCGCCGCATCGTCATGCGCGGCAACGCGGATCTCTCCTCCCGCATCAACCGCCAGGGGATCGCCTGCGA
The sequence above is drawn from the Triticum aestivum cultivar Chinese Spring chromosome 7A, IWGSC CS RefSeq v2.1, whole genome shotgun sequence genome and encodes:
- the LOC123152106 gene encoding F-box protein SKIP19, yielding MPSSSRRRRGPRRRRRKEAAAETRSWADMPLDAILAVFHKLDHIDILMAADQVCSSWRRAARDEPALWRRIVMRGNADLSSRINRQGIACDAVRRSAGQCEAFCGEYAGDAGFLLYLSEEDPCLKSLRLISCDGISLDEFAELITRFPLLEELELSECP